The following are encoded in a window of Carya illinoinensis cultivar Pawnee chromosome 15, C.illinoinensisPawnee_v1, whole genome shotgun sequence genomic DNA:
- the LOC122297278 gene encoding class V chitinase-like has translation MASSTTADHPAKKAGYWFSTFELQVADIKSNHFTHLYAGFAKVQYPIPPHQKNDDVIKFPDNSGRFESFSETVKGTNPRVKALLSIGGDEGPNISSAIASVARDAKLREAFINRSIQLARENKYDGLDLCWLYPSNAEQMHLFALLLEEWRQAINDEKAKQTNNYEKLLLTAAVFHQPVIHGTDGNNIDYPCQAISKYLDWINVLTIDFDTPSPSNSPGKTGPVDAWLSCGKAGIDDWIKREAPTENLVLGLPFHGYNHGNGDPNDIAAKVKEAFRGINLGGYFAWHLASDDNWTSQMQLPMHWLKRLIIGQV, from the exons ATGGCTTCGAGTACTACTGCTGATCATCCAGCAAAAAAAGCCGGATACTGGTTTAGCACGTTTGAACTCCAAGTAGCAGACATAAAATCCAACCACTTCACTCATCTTTATGCTGGCTTTGCCAAGGTCCAATATCCGATTCCGCCACATCAAAAGAATGATGATGTGATCAAATTTCCTGACAACAGTGGAAGATTCGAATCCTTCTCCGAAACCGTCAAAGGAACAAACCCTCGCGTGAAAGCCCTTTTATCCATCGGTGGTGATGAAGGCCCCAACATATCTTCAGCCATTGCTTCAGTGGCTAGAGATGCTAAACTGCGTGAAGCATTCATTAACAGGTCCATACAACTAGCCAGGGAGAACAAATACGATGGCCTGGACCTCTGCTGGCTATACCCCTCCAATGCCGAACAGATGCACCTGTTTGCCTTACTCCTCGAGGAATGGCGTCAAGCCATAAATGACGAGAAAGCCAAACAGACtaataattatgaaaagttGCTTCTGACTGCAGCGGTCTTTCACCAACCGGTCATTCATGGTACAGACGGTAACAATATCGATTATCCTTGTCAGGCTATTTCAAAGTACTTGGACTGGATCAACGTACTGACCATTGACTTCGATACTCCCTCTCCCTCCAATTCACCCGGGAAGACTGGACCGGTTGATGCGTGGCTCAGCTGCGGAAAAGCAGGAATTGACGACTGGATTAAACGGGAAGCTCCGACCGAAAACTTGGTCCTCGGCCTTCCATTTCATGGCTATAATCACGGGAATGGAGATCCCAATGACATCGCTGCTAAAGTTAAGGAGGCGTTTAGGGGAATAAACTTGGGCGGTTACTTTGCATGGCATCTGGCCTCCGATGACAATTGGACCTCTCAAATGCAG CTTCCAATGCATTGGCTAAAGCGATTAATAATTGGCCAAGTCTAG